GCGCGATGCCGATCATGCGGTGCAGACCGCGCAGCCGCGATTTTATCCGACCACCGATGATCTGCAGGGCGAAGGCGACCATGCTCAGCAGAATCATCAGGGTGAGTAAGGGGCTGCGTACGGCAAAAACCAGTCGCAGCAGAAAACCGACCGCGACCAGTTGCGCCACCATGCGGAGCGAGGCCCACAACAACGCCCGTTCCCGCCCAGCACCGCTAAGACGCGCCAGCCCCACAACCAGCAGGATCAGGCCATATGCGAAAGCCATATTCGCCGCATTCGGGTCGATTATCACGGCCTGATTCATGGCAGGTCTCCCCCGGCGTCGGAATGTACCAGAAAACGGCGCAAGGCCGCGCTGCGAGGATTATTGAACAGATCCCCAGCCGGCCCCTGCTCCTCGATTTTTCCGTCATTGAGGAACACGGCCTGATCGGCGACGCGCGGCACAAACCATAAATCATGACTTGCCAGCAGCAACGTCACGCCCCGCGTGCGACACAGGCTGCGAAGCGATCGGGCGAGCCCGTCACAGGCCGGTCGGTCCAGGGCGCTGGTCGGTTCGTCCAAAAGCAGCATGGCCGGGCGACCGACAAGCGCCCGCGCCAATCCTACCCGCTGCTGCTGCCCCAGAGACAAGGAACCGGCCGGCCGGTCCAGAAACTCGCCGGACAACTGCGCAAGATCCAGCACCTCCCGCCACAGCGGATCACGCAGCGGCGGCGGTTGCTGTTTGCGTAGCAGAAACGGTGCCCGCAGGTTATCCAGCACACTCCCCTGGAACATGGTGGTTTTCTGCGGCACCAGAGCGACCCGCTGGCGCAGCTGCACAGGATTCATCGAGGCGATATCCATACCGTCAAGCAGAATCCGGCCCGCAGTCGGATCTTCCAGCCGATTGACAAGACGCAACAGCGTGGTCTTGCCGCTACCGGAGGGGCCTATCAGCACCACGGCGTCCCCGGCCGCAATCTCCAGGCAGACATCCCGCAGAATGTGCACGGACGATCCGTCCTGGCGCAGACGAACCCTGGTGATATTTTCCAGCCTCAGCAAGGTTTGACAGCTTTCTCAGGCATCACTGCCACGCAACCGGCCCATGACCTGTTTAAGATCTTCCCACACTTCCCGCTTCGAAGCGGGATTCCTCAAAAGATAAGCCGGGTGGTATGTAGGCATCAGCGGAATGCCTTCGTATTCACGCCACTGGCCTCGCAGACGACTGACAGCCTGCTTTTCCCGCAGCAGCGTCTGGACCGCAAAACGCCCCATACCCACAATGACACGAGGGCGGATGGCCGCCAACTGTCGTATCAAAAAGGGTTCGCAAGCAGCAATTTCCTCTGACTGCGGATCCCTGTTGCCTGGTGGCCGACACTTCAGCACGTTGCAGATATAAACATCCTCCCGGCCCAGCCCCATGGCAAAAAGCATCCGATCCAGCAGGCGCCCGGCCTCGCCGACAAAGGGCATCCCCTGCTTGTCCTCTTCGCGGCCCGGAGCCTCGCCGACCAGCACCAGGCGAGCCGCGGCACTACCGCAACCGAACACGATGTGTTCGCGTTTTTCGCAGAGCATGCAGCGTTGGCAATCTCCCAGATCCGCGCGGATCTCCTCCAGACTTTCCGGTCGGCACGGTCCGGCACCATCCCCAGAGTCCTGGGAGGTCACGCAAACCGGCAGATCCTCTGTCGGCACGGCAGGCGGCAAATGCCGCACCCCGAGTAATTGGAGGTTTTCCAACAGCCCGCGCACCTGGCCGACCGTCTCACAAACATCACGGTAAAGCTTATCCGGCATATCTCTTTACATTTCCCTGGCTGCGGGATTATGCTTGCAGCAGAAATCAACGCAGGTATCCATGGCGTTCATATTGTTCATCACCACATTTTTCGCGATTCTCGCTATCCCGGCCGATGCATCGGCCTGGGGTCTCGGTGTCCATCTGCAACTGGGCTCGCAGGTGCTTGGCGAACTGCACCTTCTGCCGGAAACGCTGCGGCACCTGATCGCCGCGCATCCTTTCGATTTTCTCTACGGCTGCATCAGCGCCGACATCACTCTCGGCAAACGTTTCACCCATTACCTGCAGCACTGCCATTCCTGGCGGGTAGGCTGCCGCATCCTCGAAGCCGCCGAGAACGATGCCCAGCGCGCCTGTGCCTACGGCTACATCGCCCATCTGGCTGCCGACACCATTGCCCACGCCTATCTGATTCCCTACAAGCTGGTGCGAACCTTCAATACCGTCATGCACAAACACACTTACTGGGAGATGCGCTTCGAAGGCCGGGTAAATCCCGCCTGCTGGGCCCTGGCGCGCTCTTTGGCACAGAAAGATCTGAGTGCCGACGACACCATGCTGCGCAAAACTCTGGCACCGACGCTGTTCTCCTTTGGCACCAACAAGCGTCTGTTCAACTCTCTGCTATTGTTGAGCCGCCTGCAGCAATGGCAGAAAATGCTACGTTCCCTTTCCGAGCACTCCAAGTGGACGCTACAGGAAGACAATCAGGATGAATACCTCGGCCTGGCCCATGAAGCCGTAATGAGCGTGTTGCGGCACATGCAGGACAGCCCTTACTGGAAAGCCGATCCCGCTGGAGAAAGGGCCCTTAACGCCGCCAGGGCCATCCGCAAAAATCTGCGGCTGCTCTGGCTGGAGGGGAAGTTGCCCGACAATCAGGCAGAGCAGTTGCTTGGCGAGATCAAACTGCGGCTGCGCCGCGGAATCACTCATCCGGAAAAACTTCTCGAACTGCTGTCGGGCTACTGACCTGCCCCGTTGCCCGCCGCCGAGGGATATCGCAGGCGCAGCAGCCTGTCCAGCACCACATCGGCCAGTTCGGCTTTGCTCATCAAGAGGCACTGCTCGGCGGTGCCGTTGCGATAAAAAATCCGAACCAGATTGGTGTCTACCTCAAAACCGGCCTCGGGGTGACTTACATCATTGGCAAGGATCATGTCCAGATTCTTGTTCTTCAATTTTCGCAACGCATGTTCTTCCAGATTCTCCGTCTCCGCGGCAAAGCCGATGAGCAGCCGGTCGCCCTTCACCCGGCCCAATTCCGACAGGATGTCCGGATTCTTGAGCAGGTTCAGCTGCATCCTGTCTGCAGGCCCCTTTTTGATTTTCTGCTTATCCCGTTGTTCCGGCCTGTAATCCGCAACCGCCGCTGCCTTGATCACCACCGTCACCACCGGGAGGCACTCCATGACCGCCTGTTGCATCTGCAGAGCGCTGGACACCCTGCGCACGTCGATCCCTGCCGGCGGCGCCAGACAGGTCGGTCCCGACACCAGGATAACCCGCGCCCCGCGTCGACTGGCGGCACGGGCGATGGCGTATCCCATTTTGCCGGACGAATAATTGCTCAGGTAGCGCACCGGATCGAGTTCCTCGCGGGTCGGACCGGCGGTGACCAGAATGGTTTCCGATGCCAGATCCTGCGGAGTCAGCAACCGTAGTGTTTCCTCCCATACCACGTCGGGCTCGGCCATCTTGCCCTGCCCTTGCCAACCGCAGGCCAGAAGCCCGCTGACCGGATCGACAAAACCGTACCCAAGGTTCCTCAGCCGCGCCTGGTTGCCCTGATAGACGGGATTTTCCCACATATTGCTATTCATGGCCGGCACGAACAACACCGGCGCTTTGGTCGCCATGATCGTGGTTGTGAGCAGGTCATCGGCCAGACCGGCGGCCACTTTTCCAATCAGGTTGGCGGTTGCGGGCGCCACTACCAGCACGTCGGCACGGTCCGCCAGTGTGATGTGGCCAATTTCCCGCTCGCT
This portion of the Syntrophotalea acetylenica genome encodes:
- a CDS encoding ATP-binding cassette domain-containing protein, yielding MLRLENITRVRLRQDGSSVHILRDVCLEIAAGDAVVLIGPSGSGKTTLLRLVNRLEDPTAGRILLDGMDIASMNPVQLRQRVALVPQKTTMFQGSVLDNLRAPFLLRKQQPPPLRDPLWREVLDLAQLSGEFLDRPAGSLSLGQQQRVGLARALVGRPAMLLLDEPTSALDRPACDGLARSLRSLCRTRGVTLLLASHDLWFVPRVADQAVFLNDGKIEEQGPAGDLFNNPRSAALRRFLVHSDAGGDLP
- a CDS encoding uracil-DNA glycosylase; amino-acid sequence: MPDKLYRDVCETVGQVRGLLENLQLLGVRHLPPAVPTEDLPVCVTSQDSGDGAGPCRPESLEEIRADLGDCQRCMLCEKREHIVFGCGSAAARLVLVGEAPGREEDKQGMPFVGEAGRLLDRMLFAMGLGREDVYICNVLKCRPPGNRDPQSEEIAACEPFLIRQLAAIRPRVIVGMGRFAVQTLLREKQAVSRLRGQWREYEGIPLMPTYHPAYLLRNPASKREVWEDLKQVMGRLRGSDA
- a CDS encoding zinc dependent phospholipase C family protein; protein product: MAFILFITTFFAILAIPADASAWGLGVHLQLGSQVLGELHLLPETLRHLIAAHPFDFLYGCISADITLGKRFTHYLQHCHSWRVGCRILEAAENDAQRACAYGYIAHLAADTIAHAYLIPYKLVRTFNTVMHKHTYWEMRFEGRVNPACWALARSLAQKDLSADDTMLRKTLAPTLFSFGTNKRLFNSLLLLSRLQQWQKMLRSLSEHSKWTLQEDNQDEYLGLAHEAVMSVLRHMQDSPYWKADPAGERALNAARAIRKNLRLLWLEGKLPDNQAEQLLGEIKLRLRRGITHPEKLLELLSGY
- the coaBC gene encoding bifunctional phosphopantothenoylcysteine decarboxylase/phosphopantothenate--cysteine ligase CoaBC, which encodes MMTGKQIVVGVTGGIAAYRAAELVRLYVKAGAQVHVIMTRAAAEFITPLTFQTLSGNPVHTDLFSLISEREIGHITLADRADVLVVAPATANLIGKVAAGLADDLLTTTIMATKAPVLFVPAMNSNMWENPVYQGNQARLRNLGYGFVDPVSGLLACGWQGQGKMAEPDVVWEETLRLLTPQDLASETILVTAGPTREELDPVRYLSNYSSGKMGYAIARAASRRGARVILVSGPTCLAPPAGIDVRRVSSALQMQQAVMECLPVVTVVIKAAAVADYRPEQRDKQKIKKGPADRMQLNLLKNPDILSELGRVKGDRLLIGFAAETENLEEHALRKLKNKNLDMILANDVSHPEAGFEVDTNLVRIFYRNGTAEQCLLMSKAELADVVLDRLLRLRYPSAAGNGAGQ